In the Brevundimonas sp. MF30-B genome, CGTCCGCTCATGTTGGAACTCGCGACGGAAGGCTGGATCGGCGCTGTCCAGCACCGTCAGGGTGCGACCGGCGGAAAAGGCGATCAGCCCGGTGTCCGGCGCGGCATCCACCGCGTCGATCCACTGGCCCTTGGTCGTGGCCAGCACGGCCGACTCGCCGCGCCTGGACCACACCAGCCGCCCGTCGTCGCCGCCCGTCACCACCCCATCGCCCGAGGGGTGGACGCAGGCGCACAGCACCGCCCCGTCATGAGCCTCGGCCCGCTCGCCGTCGACGAAGACCACGGCTCCGTCGCCCAGGGCGAAGACCGCGCCCTGCCGGTCGAACAGGGCCGCGGTGACCTGGGCGTCGAAGGTGATTTGCATTGGGGGTCCAGCGATCCGATGATGCGAGCGCGGGTTCATAGCCGTCTTGGCGTCGCCTGTCGCCTGCGCGAACGGACTCGCGTTGACCCTCGCGCCGCCTTCGGCTATAGGCCCGCCCTCTTGAGATTTCCGCGCCGTGGACGGGTGTCTGCGGCGTTATTCGTTCGAAGGTTTGACTGATGGCCAACAACCCCGGCGCCCGCAAGGCGATCCGTAAGATCGAAGCGCGGACCGAAGTGAACAAGGCCCGCCGCACCCGCGTGCGCACCTATCTGCGCAAGTTCCAGGAAGCGGTGACCGGCGGCGACATCGACGCCGCCAAGGCCGCCTTCATCACGGCCCAGTCCGAACTGATGCGGGCCGTCTCCAAAGGCGTGGTTCACAAGAACACCGGCTCGCGCAAGGTGAGCCGTCTGGCCGCCCAGCTGAAGAAGCTTTCGGCCGCCTAAGGCGCGTC is a window encoding:
- the rpsT gene encoding 30S ribosomal protein S20: MANNPGARKAIRKIEARTEVNKARRTRVRTYLRKFQEAVTGGDIDAAKAAFITAQSELMRAVSKGVVHKNTGSRKVSRLAAQLKKLSAA